From one Henriciella marina DSM 19595 genomic stretch:
- a CDS encoding ArsR/SmtB family transcription factor, which translates to MEKTNAILAFSALAQEGRLDVFRLLVKAGPEGLAAGVIAERTGRAANTMSAQLNLLSQAGLIESRRDGRSIIYSACFGQVSDLIVFLMEDCCAGEACVASNVQAAAERALCCAPADASNSRKSLQ; encoded by the coding sequence ATGGAAAAGACAAATGCCATTCTCGCCTTCTCGGCGCTGGCCCAGGAGGGGCGGCTTGATGTGTTCAGGCTGCTGGTGAAGGCCGGGCCTGAGGGGCTTGCCGCCGGTGTCATCGCTGAGAGGACGGGCCGAGCGGCGAATACAATGTCGGCGCAGCTCAACCTCCTGTCCCAGGCGGGCCTCATCGAGAGCCGCCGCGATGGCCGGTCGATCATCTATTCGGCCTGTTTCGGTCAGGTGAGCGACCTCATCGTTTTTCTGATGGAAGACTGCTGCGCGGGCGAGGCCTGCGTGGCGAGCAATGTCCAGGCGGCCGCCGAACGCGCGCTCTGCTGCGCACCTGCGGATGCCTCTAACTCAAGGAAATCTCTGCAATGA
- a CDS encoding ArsI/CadI family heavy metal resistance metalloenzyme, whose protein sequence is MKRLHVHVAVDDIARAAKFYETMFAAPPSVLKPDYAKWMLDDPRVNFAISARGAKAGVEHLGIQVEDAGELADVYARMEAADAPVLEEGETVCCYARSEKSWVTDPAGVAWEVFRTDGEAAEYGGGAVADSGRLAMTPTGRPDSTSCTPEPAAQKQACC, encoded by the coding sequence ATGAAACGCCTTCATGTTCATGTCGCTGTCGATGACATCGCCCGCGCGGCCAAATTCTACGAAACGATGTTTGCTGCGCCGCCGAGCGTGCTGAAACCCGATTACGCCAAATGGATGCTGGACGATCCGCGCGTCAATTTCGCGATCAGCGCGCGCGGCGCAAAGGCCGGGGTTGAGCATCTTGGCATTCAGGTCGAGGACGCCGGTGAGCTCGCCGACGTCTATGCCCGTATGGAAGCGGCCGATGCGCCTGTGCTGGAGGAAGGCGAGACCGTTTGCTGTTATGCGCGCTCGGAGAAAAGCTGGGTCACCGACCCGGCGGGCGTCGCTTGGGAAGTGTTCCGCACCGATGGTGAGGCGGCAGAGTATGGCGGCGGCGCTGTCGCAGATAGCGGGCGGCTTGCCATGACGCCGACCGGGCGCCCCGACAGCACAAGTTGCACGCCAGAGCCTGCGGCCCAGAAACAAGCCTGTTGCTGA
- a CDS encoding DUF421 domain-containing protein, whose product MDPILLDQESDFVRVLISAPIMYITIVFVIRLSGKRATSQMNNFDWIVTVAIGSLVGSGIVLKGVTVIESVAAIVMLLVLQWLLTKSVLHSKLISKLVKAEPVVLLDNGEFREKAMRRERVTKREVMSAIRQKGLVDPDQVQWVILETNASFSIVAKGANTEQIRALQDVDGIDEVPQVKRAETS is encoded by the coding sequence ATGGACCCAATTCTGCTGGACCAGGAAAGCGATTTTGTTCGCGTCCTCATCTCCGCGCCCATCATGTATATCACCATCGTTTTCGTCATACGGCTTTCGGGCAAGCGCGCGACGTCGCAGATGAACAATTTCGACTGGATCGTGACAGTGGCGATCGGCTCGCTCGTCGGCTCCGGCATTGTCCTCAAAGGGGTGACCGTCATCGAATCCGTCGCGGCCATCGTGATGCTTCTCGTGCTGCAATGGCTGCTCACCAAGTCAGTCCTGCACAGCAAGCTGATCTCGAAACTGGTCAAGGCAGAGCCCGTTGTCCTGCTCGACAATGGCGAGTTCCGCGAAAAGGCCATGCGGCGCGAGCGCGTGACCAAACGTGAAGTGATGTCGGCCATCCGCCAGAAGGGCCTCGTCGATCCTGATCAGGTCCAATGGGTCATCCTCGAGACCAATGCCTCTTTCAGCATTGTGGCAAAAGGCGCCAATACGGAGCAGATCCGCGCCCTGCAGGATGTCGATGGCATCGACGAGGTCCCACAGGTGAAACGCGCCGAGACGTCCTGA